From Mya arenaria isolate MELC-2E11 chromosome 1, ASM2691426v1, a single genomic window includes:
- the LOC128241536 gene encoding uncharacterized protein LOC128241536 isoform X5, which translates to MLQLIRKQYNNDYVMKRNGSPKKMQRTEQMCHISKPNNLSMDIAICAGNSDVHNGPAHYYEDIAPSSNIGNSDVHNGPAHYYEDIAASSNIGNSDVHNGPAHYYVDIAPSSNIGVKHHPRK; encoded by the exons ATGTTGCAGTTAATACGAAAACAGTACAATAATGATTAT GTGATGAAGCGTAATGGCAGCCCAAAGAAGATGCAGAGGACAGAACAGATGTGTCATATATCCAAACCTAACAACCTAAGTATGGACATTGCAATTTGTGCAG gcaACTCGGATGTTCACAATGGTCCAGCTCATTATTATGAGGACATTGCCCCAAGTTCAAACATTG GCAACTCTGATGTTCACAATGGTCCAGCCCATTATTATGAGGACATTGCCGCGAGTTCAAACATTG GCAACTCTGATGTTCACAATGGTCCAGCTCATTATTATGTGGACATTGCCCCGAGTTCAAACATTG gagTTAAGCACCATCCAAGGAAGTGA
- the LOC128241536 gene encoding uncharacterized protein LOC128241536 isoform X2 → MLQLIRKQYNNDYVMKRNGSPKKMQRTEQMCHISKPNNLSNSDVHNGPAHYYEDIAPSSNIGNSDVHNGPAHYYEDIAASSNIGNSDVHNGPAIIMRTLPRVQTLATLMFTMVQLIIMWTLPRVQTLELSTIQGSDKEHLEAKPQLWKLVYRSASGYRNAIPSWIKRRYQAKQMFT, encoded by the exons ATGTTGCAGTTAATACGAAAACAGTACAATAATGATTAT GTGATGAAGCGTAATGGCAGCCCAAAGAAGATGCAGAGGACAGAACAGATGTGTCATATATCCAAACCTAACAACCTAA gcaACTCGGATGTTCACAATGGTCCAGCTCATTATTATGAGGACATTGCCCCAAGTTCAAACATTG GCAACTCTGATGTTCACAATGGTCCAGCCCATTATTATGAGGACATTGCCGCGAGTTCAAACATTG gcaACTCTGATGTTCACAATGGTCCAGCCATTATTATGAGGACATTGCCGCGAGTTCAAACATTG GCAACTCTGATGTTCACAATGGTCCAGCTCATTATTATGTGGACATTGCCCCGAGTTCAAACATTG gagTTAAGCACCATCCAAGGAAGTGACAAAGAACACCTTGAAGCCAAACCCCAGCTGTGGAAACTGGTATACAGAAGTGCTTCAGGTTACAGAAACGCCATTCCAAGTTGGATTAAGAGACGTTAtcaagcaaaacaaatgtttacataG
- the LOC128241536 gene encoding uncharacterized protein LOC128241536 isoform X4, whose product MKRNGSPKKMQRTEQMCHISKPNNLSNSDVHNGPAHYYEDIAPSSNIGNSDVHNGPAHYYEDIAASSNIGNSDVHNGPAIIMRTLPRVQTLATLMFTMVQLIIMWTLPRVQTLELSTIQGSDKEHLEAKPQLWKLVYRSASGYRNAIPSWIKRRYQAKQMFT is encoded by the exons ATGAAGCGTAATGGCAGCCCAAAGAAGATGCAGAGGACAGAACAGATGTGTCATATATCCAAACCTAACAACCTAA gcaACTCGGATGTTCACAATGGTCCAGCTCATTATTATGAGGACATTGCCCCAAGTTCAAACATTG GCAACTCTGATGTTCACAATGGTCCAGCCCATTATTATGAGGACATTGCCGCGAGTTCAAACATTG gcaACTCTGATGTTCACAATGGTCCAGCCATTATTATGAGGACATTGCCGCGAGTTCAAACATTG GCAACTCTGATGTTCACAATGGTCCAGCTCATTATTATGTGGACATTGCCCCGAGTTCAAACATTG gagTTAAGCACCATCCAAGGAAGTGACAAAGAACACCTTGAAGCCAAACCCCAGCTGTGGAAACTGGTATACAGAAGTGCTTCAGGTTACAGAAACGCCATTCCAAGTTGGATTAAGAGACGTTAtcaagcaaaacaaatgtttacataG
- the LOC128241536 gene encoding uncharacterized protein LOC128241536 isoform X1 produces MLQLIRKQYNNDYVMKRNGSPKKMQRTEQMCHISKPNNLSMDIAICAGNSDVHNGPAHYYEDIAPSSNIGNSDVHNGPAHYYEDIAASSNIGNSDVHNGPAIIMRTLPRVQTLATLMFTMVQLIIMWTLPRVQTLELSTIQGSDKEHLEAKPQLWKLVYRSASGYRNAIPSWIKRRYQAKQMFT; encoded by the exons ATGTTGCAGTTAATACGAAAACAGTACAATAATGATTAT GTGATGAAGCGTAATGGCAGCCCAAAGAAGATGCAGAGGACAGAACAGATGTGTCATATATCCAAACCTAACAACCTAAGTATGGACATTGCAATTTGTGCAG gcaACTCGGATGTTCACAATGGTCCAGCTCATTATTATGAGGACATTGCCCCAAGTTCAAACATTG GCAACTCTGATGTTCACAATGGTCCAGCCCATTATTATGAGGACATTGCCGCGAGTTCAAACATTG gcaACTCTGATGTTCACAATGGTCCAGCCATTATTATGAGGACATTGCCGCGAGTTCAAACATTG GCAACTCTGATGTTCACAATGGTCCAGCTCATTATTATGTGGACATTGCCCCGAGTTCAAACATTG gagTTAAGCACCATCCAAGGAAGTGACAAAGAACACCTTGAAGCCAAACCCCAGCTGTGGAAACTGGTATACAGAAGTGCTTCAGGTTACAGAAACGCCATTCCAAGTTGGATTAAGAGACGTTAtcaagcaaaacaaatgtttacataG
- the LOC128241536 gene encoding uncharacterized protein LOC128241536 isoform X3, which yields MKRNGSPKKMQRTEQMCHISKPNNLSMDIAICAGNSDVHNGPAHYYEDIAPSSNIGNSDVHNGPAHYYEDIAASSNIGNSDVHNGPAIIMRTLPRVQTLATLMFTMVQLIIMWTLPRVQTLELSTIQGSDKEHLEAKPQLWKLVYRSASGYRNAIPSWIKRRYQAKQMFT from the exons ATGAAGCGTAATGGCAGCCCAAAGAAGATGCAGAGGACAGAACAGATGTGTCATATATCCAAACCTAACAACCTAAGTATGGACATTGCAATTTGTGCAG gcaACTCGGATGTTCACAATGGTCCAGCTCATTATTATGAGGACATTGCCCCAAGTTCAAACATTG GCAACTCTGATGTTCACAATGGTCCAGCCCATTATTATGAGGACATTGCCGCGAGTTCAAACATTG gcaACTCTGATGTTCACAATGGTCCAGCCATTATTATGAGGACATTGCCGCGAGTTCAAACATTG GCAACTCTGATGTTCACAATGGTCCAGCTCATTATTATGTGGACATTGCCCCGAGTTCAAACATTG gagTTAAGCACCATCCAAGGAAGTGACAAAGAACACCTTGAAGCCAAACCCCAGCTGTGGAAACTGGTATACAGAAGTGCTTCAGGTTACAGAAACGCCATTCCAAGTTGGATTAAGAGACGTTAtcaagcaaaacaaatgtttacataG